A genomic stretch from Bradyrhizobium sp. 195 includes:
- a CDS encoding class I fructose-bisphosphate aldolase — MNLTELNRVATAMVASGKGILAADESSGTIKKRFDAIGVESTEANRRDYREMLFRSQDAMSQYISGVILYDETIWQDAKDGTPLVRLIEQSGAIPGIKVDEGTQALPMCPGELVTVGLDKLAERLKKYHERGARFAKWRAVIDIGSGIPSMTAISVNAHALARYAALCQAAQIVPIVEPEVLMDGDHDIDRCYEVTQRVLNKTFQELRVQRVALEGMVLKPNMAISGKKCAKQASVEEVAEKTVRLLKACVPAAVPGIAFLSGGQSDEEATAHLNAMHKLGPLPWGLTFSYGRALQAAPQKAWSGKAENVAAGQRAFSHRARMNGLASKGEWQSSLEKKAA; from the coding sequence ATGAATCTGACTGAGCTCAACAGGGTGGCGACCGCCATGGTCGCATCAGGCAAGGGTATCCTTGCCGCCGACGAATCCTCCGGCACCATCAAGAAGCGCTTTGACGCGATCGGCGTGGAATCGACCGAAGCCAACCGCCGCGACTATCGCGAGATGCTGTTCCGCTCCCAGGACGCCATGAGCCAGTATATTTCCGGCGTGATTCTCTATGACGAGACGATCTGGCAGGATGCCAAGGACGGCACGCCGCTGGTCAGGCTGATCGAACAGAGCGGCGCCATTCCCGGCATCAAGGTGGACGAAGGCACGCAAGCCCTGCCGATGTGCCCGGGAGAGCTCGTCACCGTCGGGCTCGACAAGCTCGCCGAGCGGCTGAAGAAATACCATGAGCGCGGCGCACGCTTTGCCAAATGGCGCGCGGTGATCGACATCGGCAGCGGCATTCCCTCGATGACAGCGATCAGCGTCAACGCCCACGCGCTGGCGCGCTATGCCGCACTGTGCCAGGCCGCGCAGATCGTGCCGATCGTCGAGCCTGAGGTGCTGATGGACGGCGACCACGACATCGACCGCTGCTATGAGGTCACACAACGCGTACTCAACAAGACGTTTCAGGAATTGCGCGTGCAGCGCGTCGCGCTCGAAGGCATGGTGCTCAAACCCAACATGGCGATATCAGGCAAGAAGTGCGCAAAACAGGCCTCTGTGGAGGAGGTCGCGGAGAAGACAGTTCGGCTCCTGAAGGCCTGCGTGCCCGCGGCGGTGCCCGGCATCGCCTTCCTCTCCGGCGGCCAGTCGGACGAAGAGGCGACCGCCCATCTCAACGCCATGCACAAGCTCGGCCCGCTGCCCTGGGGCCTGACCTTCTCCTACGGCCGCGCGCTCCAGGCCGCGCCGCAGAAGGCATGGTCCGGCAAGGCCGAGAACGTCGCGGCCGGACAGCGCGCTTTCAGCCATCGCGCGCGGATGAACGGACTCGCCTCCAAGGGCGAATGGCAAAGCAGCCTGGAAAAGAAGGCAGCCTAG
- the fba gene encoding class II fructose-bisphosphate aldolase (catalyzes the reversible aldol condensation of dihydroxyacetonephosphate and glyceraldehyde 3-phosphate in the Calvin cycle, glycolysis, and/or gluconeogenesis), whose protein sequence is MARITLRQLLDHAAENDYGVPAFNINNMEQALAIMDAANQVDAPVIIQASRGARSYANDIMLKHMMDAVTEIYPHIPVCVHLDHGNEAATCMTAIQAGFTSVMMDGSLKADGKTPGDWSYNVGVTKTVTDMAHLGGISVEGELGVLGSLETGMGDKEDGHGAEGKLSHDQLLTNPDEAVKFVQETKVDALAIAMGTSHGAYKFTRKPDGDILAMNVIEEIHRKLPNMHLVMHGSSSVPQDLQEIINANGGKMKPTWGVPVAEIQRGIKNGVRKINIDTDNRMAMTGQIRKVLKDSPEEFDPRKYLKPAMEAMTKLCKQRLQEFNTAGQASKIKRVLTTAEMAKRYAKGELDPKVA, encoded by the coding sequence ATGGCTCGGATCACGTTACGTCAATTGCTCGACCACGCGGCGGAGAACGATTACGGCGTACCGGCCTTCAACATCAATAACATGGAGCAGGCGCTGGCGATCATGGACGCGGCCAACCAGGTCGACGCGCCCGTCATCATCCAGGCCTCGCGCGGTGCGCGCTCCTACGCCAACGACATCATGCTCAAGCACATGATGGACGCGGTCACCGAAATCTATCCGCACATCCCCGTCTGCGTGCATCTCGACCACGGCAACGAAGCCGCGACCTGCATGACTGCGATCCAGGCCGGCTTCACCTCCGTCATGATGGACGGCTCGCTGAAGGCCGACGGCAAGACCCCCGGCGACTGGAGCTACAATGTCGGCGTCACCAAGACCGTGACCGACATGGCCCATCTCGGCGGCATCTCGGTGGAAGGTGAGCTCGGCGTGCTCGGCTCGCTCGAAACCGGCATGGGCGACAAGGAAGACGGCCACGGCGCCGAAGGCAAGCTCAGCCACGACCAGCTCCTGACCAATCCGGACGAGGCTGTGAAGTTCGTCCAGGAGACCAAGGTCGACGCGCTCGCGATCGCGATGGGCACTTCGCACGGTGCCTACAAGTTCACCCGCAAGCCCGATGGCGACATCCTCGCCATGAACGTGATCGAGGAGATCCACCGCAAGCTGCCGAACATGCATCTCGTCATGCATGGTTCGTCCTCGGTGCCGCAGGACCTGCAGGAGATCATCAACGCCAATGGCGGCAAGATGAAGCCGACCTGGGGCGTGCCGGTGGCGGAGATCCAGCGCGGCATCAAGAACGGCGTGCGCAAGATCAACATCGACACCGACAACCGCATGGCGATGACCGGTCAGATCCGCAAAGTGCTCAAGGACAGCCCGGAAGAGTTCGATCCGCGCAAATATCTGAAGCCGGCGATGGAAGCCATGACCAAGCTGTGCAAGCAGCGGCTCCAGGAGTTCAACACCGCGGGGCAAGCCTCCAAGATCAAGCGGGTCCTGACCACCGCCGAAATGGCCAAGCGCTACGCCAAGGGCGAGCTCGACCCCAAGGTGGCGTAA